The following are from one region of the Flexistipes sp. genome:
- the murG gene encoding undecaprenyldiphospho-muramoylpentapeptide beta-N-acetylglucosaminyltransferase — translation MRVVLAGGGTGGHLYPGIAIAEKLERKKVDIIFMVSDRAVDSKILSPLHYPFIVQHVTPVKGKGFLYKIKSFSKLSVQVLKNMKIIKRSDKVLLLGGFASAAAGLAALLKRCEIYVHEQNSVMGFANRFFVKFAKKVFVSFEIKNMEIPEAVLTGNPVREGIAEIEPKYEHSRHLLVLGGSQGSRFINRLMIESFEQLKKEGIEIKHQTGSMLYNETVDGYKSKYGVSEGENLEITDYVNDIQDVLKWSDAVVSRAGSGSVYEIMYAKRPAVFIPLKLAADNHQYFNAKFFEEHGYGYVLTEDEATPENFCKKIMSLFENYNDFSRKLASVKRLNASEIILSEMGFV, via the coding sequence ATGAGGGTAGTGCTGGCCGGAGGCGGAACCGGAGGACATCTTTATCCCGGTATCGCTATAGCAGAAAAACTGGAGAGAAAGAAAGTGGATATTATCTTTATGGTTTCTGACAGGGCTGTGGACAGTAAAATTCTTTCACCCCTGCATTATCCTTTTATCGTTCAGCATGTTACACCGGTAAAAGGAAAAGGTTTCTTATACAAAATAAAAAGTTTTTCAAAGCTGTCAGTTCAGGTTTTGAAAAATATGAAGATTATAAAACGCAGTGACAAAGTGCTTCTCCTGGGCGGTTTTGCCTCAGCTGCAGCAGGCCTGGCTGCTCTGTTAAAGAGATGCGAAATTTATGTCCATGAGCAGAATTCCGTTATGGGTTTTGCCAACAGATTCTTTGTGAAATTTGCAAAAAAGGTATTTGTAAGTTTTGAAATTAAAAACATGGAAATACCGGAAGCGGTTTTAACGGGGAATCCTGTGCGTGAAGGAATTGCTGAAATTGAGCCCAAATATGAGCATTCCAGACATCTTTTGGTGCTCGGCGGAAGCCAGGGGAGCCGTTTTATCAACAGGCTGATGATTGAATCTTTTGAACAGCTGAAAAAAGAAGGTATTGAGATTAAACATCAGACAGGCTCAATGCTTTATAATGAGACCGTTGACGGATATAAGTCGAAATACGGCGTAAGCGAAGGTGAGAATCTGGAAATAACGGATTATGTTAATGATATTCAGGACGTTTTAAAATGGAGTGATGCAGTGGTTTCCAGAGCGGGATCCGGCTCTGTTTATGAAATTATGTATGCAAAACGACCTGCTGTTTTTATACCGCTCAAGCTGGCAGCTGATAATCACCAGTATTTTAATGCTAAATTTTTTGAGGAGCATGGTTACGGTTATGTATTGACAGAAGATGAAGCAACTCCTGAAAATTTTTGTAAAAAAATAATGTCACTGTTTGAAAACTATAACGATTTTTCAAGGAAACTGGCATCTGTGAAAAGGTTGAATGCTTCTGAGATTATATTATCGGAAATGGGGTTTGTGTAA
- the murC gene encoding UDP-N-acetylmuramate--L-alanine ligase has protein sequence MFGKIKKIHFVGIGGIGMSGIAEVLHNLGFIVTGSDTARNSTVERLSNLGIEVMQGHSADNVDGADLVVYSSAVRLDNPELVRAKDNYIPVIKRAEMLAELMRMKYSIVVAGSHGKTTTTSMIGEILYYADFDPTVVIGGRLNRDYNNALVGKSEFMVSEADESDRSFLMLYPTVSVITNIDLEHLEAYEDMDDLKNAFIRFANKVPFYGVNIICIDDLNVTDIIPYIEKRFTTYGLSAKADVSCYDIKRTGFSVSFEVLLHGEKIGKVKLALPGEHNVLNALAAIAVGFELEIPFDRIKKGLENFQGVQRRLTLRLDSDNVKVIDDYGHHPTEISTTLRAVREAFHDYKVVAIFQPHRYSRTSALMTDFAKCFFDADELYVTDIYAASEDPIENVNSERLVAEIKKHGFKDAVYIEKPSDFLQYIDNYKNQNTVFLTLGAGDITNFSSELAKALEDK, from the coding sequence ATGTTTGGCAAAATTAAGAAAATACATTTTGTTGGTATTGGCGGAATAGGTATGAGCGGGATAGCAGAAGTACTTCACAATCTGGGCTTTATTGTGACCGGTTCTGACACCGCCAGAAACTCTACAGTTGAAAGGCTCTCTAATCTCGGGATAGAGGTTATGCAGGGGCACAGTGCAGATAATGTCGACGGAGCAGATCTTGTCGTATATTCATCAGCCGTTAGATTAGACAACCCTGAGCTTGTCCGGGCAAAAGATAACTATATCCCTGTAATTAAGAGGGCAGAGATGCTTGCGGAACTTATGCGTATGAAATATTCAATAGTAGTTGCCGGCAGCCACGGCAAAACAACCACCACTTCCATGATTGGAGAAATCCTGTATTATGCGGATTTTGACCCCACTGTAGTGATAGGTGGCCGCCTTAACAGGGATTACAACAATGCGTTGGTGGGAAAGAGCGAATTTATGGTTTCCGAAGCCGATGAGAGTGACAGATCTTTTCTAATGCTTTATCCTACTGTTTCTGTGATTACAAATATAGATCTTGAGCATCTGGAGGCCTATGAAGATATGGACGATTTGAAAAATGCTTTTATCCGTTTTGCCAACAAGGTTCCTTTTTATGGTGTAAATATTATATGTATCGATGATTTGAATGTAACGGATATCATTCCTTATATCGAAAAAAGGTTTACAACTTACGGTTTAAGCGCAAAAGCGGATGTGAGCTGTTATGATATCAAGCGTACAGGTTTTTCCGTATCATTTGAGGTTTTACTGCACGGTGAGAAGATTGGGAAGGTTAAACTTGCACTGCCCGGTGAACATAATGTTCTTAATGCTTTGGCTGCAATAGCAGTGGGATTTGAGCTGGAAATACCCTTTGACAGAATTAAGAAAGGGCTGGAAAATTTTCAGGGAGTTCAGAGGAGACTGACTCTGAGACTTGACAGTGATAATGTTAAAGTTATTGATGATTACGGTCATCACCCCACGGAAATTTCCACTACCCTTCGGGCAGTAAGGGAAGCTTTTCACGATTACAAGGTGGTTGCTATTTTTCAACCGCACAGATATTCCAGAACATCTGCCTTAATGACAGATTTTGCCAAATGTTTTTTTGACGCAGATGAGCTTTATGTGACTGATATTTATGCTGCCAGTGAAGATCCGATTGAGAATGTCAACTCAGAGAGACTGGTTGCAGAAATAAAGAAACACGGATTTAAAGATGCGGTTTATATAGAAAAGCCTTCGGATTTCTTACAATACATTGATAATTATAAAAATCAGAATACGGTTTTTTTAACACTCGGAGCTGGTGATATTACGAATTTTTCATCCGAACTTGCAAAGGCTTTGGAGGATAAATGA
- a CDS encoding D-alanine--D-alanine ligase — translation MIDKNMRIVVLYGGFSSEREVSLTTGTAMGNSLKKNGYKNIIFMDIGDNFFKELLEIKPDICVNGLHGKFGEDGKIQAVLESLKIPYTGSGVAASCLAFDKAYSKYILRGAGLPTAEFIIASKDNQKPPFLPCVVKPAREGSTIGISIVKQEGEYKRALKIAAQYDGKIVVEKFLDGKEITVGILGDKALPPIWIKPESGFYDYESKYTKGKTEYLFNTGCTEKETAEIKDTALRAFNAAGCTGYGRVDFIYKENTPYILEINTLPGMTETSLLPQAAAEAGINFEELVEEILYTSGELHG, via the coding sequence ATGATTGATAAGAACATGAGAATAGTTGTTCTTTACGGCGGTTTTTCAAGTGAAAGAGAAGTTTCACTGACCACCGGTACAGCTATGGGCAATTCATTAAAAAAGAACGGGTATAAAAATATTATTTTTATGGATATAGGGGATAATTTTTTTAAAGAATTGCTGGAAATAAAACCCGATATTTGTGTTAACGGCTTACACGGTAAATTTGGAGAGGATGGAAAAATTCAGGCTGTTCTGGAATCTCTGAAGATACCGTATACCGGCTCAGGGGTCGCCGCAAGCTGCCTTGCCTTTGATAAAGCTTACTCAAAATATATTTTAAGAGGAGCCGGTCTTCCGACAGCCGAATTTATAATTGCATCAAAAGATAACCAAAAGCCTCCTTTTCTGCCGTGTGTGGTGAAGCCGGCCAGAGAGGGGTCTACAATAGGTATATCAATTGTAAAACAGGAAGGTGAGTATAAAAGAGCTCTGAAGATTGCCGCCCAATATGACGGCAAAATAGTTGTGGAAAAATTCTTAGACGGAAAAGAGATTACAGTGGGTATTTTAGGAGACAAGGCACTGCCGCCGATCTGGATAAAACCGGAGAGCGGTTTTTACGACTATGAGTCCAAATACACCAAAGGAAAAACCGAATACCTTTTTAATACAGGGTGCACAGAGAAGGAAACGGCTGAAATTAAAGATACGGCACTCAGGGCTTTTAATGCCGCAGGGTGCACAGGATACGGGAGAGTGGATTTTATCTATAAGGAAAACACACCGTATATACTTGAAATAAACACATTGCCGGGGATGACAGAGACGAGCCTTTTGCCGCAGGCAGCAGCCGAAGCTGGAATAAATTTTGAAGAACTTGTGGAGGAAATACTATACACGAGTGGAGAATTGCATGGTTAA
- a CDS encoding cell division protein FtsQ/DivIB — translation MVKFYLKAVFMIAMLLLIAFWAYPNVKEMIFSSDYFDVKNIEISGVINGNGERLKKMYEKHLGENLFKFDVRAEKITKDKWIERVEIKRIWPSTVKIIVYENKGLFTCKNDSECFVYTYNSKKIQVKCSENDMSVFMKDTVGSSYLENFAEIYKKGSLNNYRKIVLKESYFTIYKDSYEIKGSYSPDAFLKAYRLKDFLTERYSSLEYLDLRVPEKIYVKGVLNEAG, via the coding sequence ATGGTTAAATTTTATCTGAAAGCTGTTTTTATGATTGCAATGTTACTGCTTATCGCTTTTTGGGCTTATCCTAATGTCAAAGAAATGATTTTCAGCTCCGATTACTTTGATGTGAAAAATATAGAAATCTCCGGTGTAATCAATGGAAACGGAGAAAGACTTAAAAAAATGTATGAAAAACACCTGGGTGAGAACCTTTTCAAGTTTGATGTAAGGGCTGAAAAAATAACCAAAGACAAATGGATTGAAAGAGTGGAAATAAAACGTATCTGGCCATCCACGGTAAAAATAATTGTCTATGAAAATAAGGGGTTATTTACATGTAAAAATGATAGCGAGTGTTTTGTTTACACGTATAACTCCAAAAAAATACAGGTAAAATGCAGTGAGAATGATATGAGTGTGTTTATGAAAGATACCGTTGGCTCATCCTATTTAGAAAATTTTGCTGAAATCTATAAAAAGGGCTCGCTGAATAATTATAGAAAGATTGTTTTAAAAGAATCCTATTTCACAATATACAAAGATAGTTATGAAATAAAAGGCTCATACAGTCCTGATGCTTTTTTAAAAGCGTACCGGCTAAAGGACTTTTTGACAGAGAGATATTCATCCCTTGAATATCTTGATTTAAGAGTGCCTGAGAAAATTTATGTAAAAGGGGTGCTGAATGAAGCAGGATAA
- the ftsW gene encoding putative lipid II flippase FtsW, which translates to MFEYKDERFYMFVSVAILLVIGMTFIFSAGSLQAMRIGKPESFFFYKQIIAMVVGLCCMYVSYSTPLYVYRKLVVLIYFLTVVLLLSVFAFPAINGAHRWINLPFLSLQPSELAKFTVVVYLAHYLDKKDQKIKVFVKGFLPASLMLGFLASLVMIEPDFGTAFLLIAVSGTLLFIGGMNMKHLVAGIAFILPLLGSLVMMGYRKERILSFIDPWKYSDTTGYQLIQSLIAVGSGGIFGKGLGNSSQKLYFLPEAHTDFIYAIIAEEFGIIGAAAVVILILVLFVCGLRIAASHVDRYKRYLTMGLCFVLFYQAVIHFCVVLGLTPTKGIPLPFVSYGGSAMVFQLFLLGIIFRSAEER; encoded by the coding sequence ATGTTTGAATACAAGGATGAACGCTTTTATATGTTTGTTTCTGTTGCGATACTCCTTGTAATAGGAATGACATTTATCTTTTCGGCGGGCTCACTTCAGGCTATGCGTATTGGCAAACCTGAATCGTTCTTCTTTTATAAACAGATTATAGCTATGGTTGTGGGGCTCTGCTGTATGTATGTCAGTTACTCAACACCACTATATGTATACAGAAAGCTGGTTGTTTTAATATACTTTCTCACGGTTGTGCTTCTTTTATCAGTTTTTGCTTTTCCGGCAATAAACGGTGCGCACCGTTGGATAAACCTGCCGTTTCTCAGTCTCCAGCCATCAGAACTGGCTAAATTTACAGTAGTCGTTTATCTTGCGCACTATCTTGATAAAAAAGATCAGAAAATAAAAGTTTTTGTTAAAGGATTTCTGCCCGCCAGCCTGATGCTGGGTTTTCTGGCATCACTGGTAATGATTGAGCCCGATTTCGGTACTGCTTTTTTATTGATAGCTGTATCAGGCACCCTTCTTTTTATAGGCGGGATGAATATGAAACATTTGGTTGCAGGTATTGCTTTTATTCTTCCTTTACTCGGTTCACTGGTTATGATGGGGTACAGAAAAGAGCGTATCCTGAGCTTTATTGATCCGTGGAAATACAGCGATACAACAGGATACCAGCTGATTCAGTCCCTTATCGCCGTGGGGAGCGGGGGCATTTTTGGAAAAGGGTTGGGGAACAGCTCACAGAAACTATATTTTTTGCCTGAAGCCCATACGGATTTTATTTATGCGATTATCGCTGAAGAATTCGGCATTATCGGAGCCGCTGCAGTGGTGATACTGATTTTGGTGTTATTTGTATGCGGTCTTAGAATAGCGGCATCACATGTGGACAGATACAAAAGATATTTGACTATGGGGCTTTGTTTTGTCCTTTTTTACCAGGCCGTTATCCATTTCTGTGTTGTTTTGGGGCTGACCCCGACAAAAGGAATCCCGCTGCCTTTTGTGAGTTACGGCGGTTCGGCAATGGTTTTCCAACTTTTTTTACTCGGCATCATTTTTAGAAGCGCGGAGGAGCGATGA
- the ftsZ gene encoding cell division protein FtsZ, producing the protein MFEFQEIAQGAVIKVIGVGGAGGNAITNMIKAGIDGVDFISANTDAQALSKNRAPLKIQLGTQLTKGLGAGGNPEVGRKAAVEDAEAIEDALRGSDLVFITAGMGGGTGTGSAPVIASIAKDLGALTVAVVSKPFYWEGKRRNEFADQGMKFLKEHVDTFIVVPNDRLLDIIDKTTSFQEAFRIADDVLRQGVQGISDTINSDGYINVDFADVKAIMSSRGMALMGIGEASGESRDEEAAKRALMSPLLADADIRGSQGILINITGGSDLTMFEIQNIAQLIYENAGEDAAIYKGVVIDENMEGKIKVTIVATGIGKVKESTKTVNLDEYVKKSTPESSSIIKKVNNIKKMDRGLKTLDDFDEEEFEIPTYLRKQAD; encoded by the coding sequence ATGTTTGAATTTCAGGAAATTGCACAAGGTGCAGTTATTAAGGTAATCGGCGTTGGTGGAGCCGGCGGAAATGCCATCACCAACATGATTAAAGCCGGTATTGATGGTGTGGATTTTATTTCTGCTAATACCGATGCTCAGGCTTTGTCTAAAAACAGGGCACCGCTTAAAATTCAGCTGGGAACACAGCTGACCAAAGGGCTGGGAGCGGGCGGAAATCCCGAAGTGGGAAGAAAGGCCGCTGTTGAGGATGCCGAAGCTATTGAAGATGCACTCAGGGGCTCAGATCTTGTCTTTATTACTGCCGGAATGGGCGGTGGTACTGGCACCGGTTCAGCTCCTGTTATTGCAAGTATTGCAAAAGACCTGGGGGCGCTAACTGTTGCCGTTGTTTCTAAGCCGTTTTACTGGGAAGGAAAACGGAGGAATGAATTTGCAGACCAGGGGATGAAGTTCCTGAAGGAGCATGTGGATACATTTATCGTGGTTCCCAATGACAGGCTTCTGGATATTATCGACAAAACCACTTCGTTTCAGGAAGCTTTCAGAATTGCCGATGATGTACTAAGACAGGGTGTGCAGGGTATCTCGGATACAATTAACAGCGATGGATATATCAATGTGGATTTTGCCGATGTTAAAGCAATTATGAGCTCCCGGGGAATGGCACTTATGGGCATAGGTGAAGCATCAGGAGAGAGCAGGGATGAAGAAGCTGCCAAACGTGCACTGATGAGTCCTCTGCTTGCAGATGCCGATATAAGAGGTTCCCAGGGCATTCTGATTAATATTACGGGTGGAAGCGATTTGACCATGTTTGAAATCCAGAATATAGCTCAGCTTATCTATGAAAATGCCGGTGAAGATGCTGCAATTTACAAAGGTGTGGTTATTGATGAGAATATGGAAGGTAAAATCAAAGTTACTATTGTTGCAACCGGTATAGGCAAGGTTAAGGAAAGTACAAAAACTGTTAATCTGGATGAATATGTGAAAAAATCCACGCCTGAGAGTTCATCAATCATTAAAAAGGTCAACAATATAAAGAAAATGGACAGAGGGTTAAAGACGCTGGACGATTTTGATGAGGAGGAATTTGAGATTCCCACTTATCTGAGGAAGCAGGCTGATTAA
- the ftsA gene encoding cell division protein FtsA has protein sequence MKQDNIYAGLDIGTTKICAVIGRKNNDDSLDIIGLGCVPSSGLRKGVVINIDGTVKAIIEALREAERMAGVQVKNVCAGIAGGHVKSFNSRGIIAVKNREVSRKDVERAIESASAVDVPIGSEVLHVIPQQFILDGQTEIKDPIGMNGVRLEVDVHIVTGAVSSAQNILKSCERAGISVDDIVLEQLASSEAVLSEDEKEIGVCLIDGGGGTTDMAVYKRNAVYHTAVLSIGGNNFTRDLSIGLNTPESEAEKVKKEHGCVWMDFVSEDEVINVPSVGGRPPRKISRPVLTQILQARSEEIFQMFLGELQKKQLLEILGAGIVVTGGISNLEGIEYLASSIFEVPVRVGRPQGIGGLTDIVENPVYATGVGLTLHAAKKGHQQVKISRGSDEKVFRKVLDRMKSWFGEFF, from the coding sequence ATGAAGCAGGATAATATTTATGCAGGTTTAGATATAGGGACCACTAAAATCTGTGCAGTAATCGGCCGAAAAAATAATGATGACAGTTTGGATATAATCGGCCTTGGTTGTGTGCCGAGCTCCGGTTTAAGAAAAGGAGTGGTGATTAATATTGACGGTACTGTTAAAGCTATAATTGAGGCTTTAAGAGAAGCCGAAAGAATGGCCGGTGTTCAGGTTAAGAACGTTTGTGCAGGTATTGCAGGAGGACACGTTAAAAGTTTTAATTCAAGAGGAATAATTGCCGTAAAAAACAGAGAAGTGAGCAGGAAAGATGTGGAAAGAGCCATTGAATCCGCTTCTGCAGTTGATGTACCTATCGGCAGTGAAGTCCTTCATGTTATTCCTCAGCAGTTTATTCTGGACGGACAAACGGAGATAAAGGACCCGATAGGTATGAACGGTGTTAGGCTTGAAGTGGATGTTCATATTGTTACCGGAGCGGTGAGCAGTGCCCAGAATATTTTAAAGAGTTGCGAAAGGGCGGGAATTTCAGTGGATGATATTGTTCTTGAGCAGCTTGCTTCCAGCGAAGCCGTGTTGTCGGAAGATGAAAAGGAGATAGGTGTATGCCTTATCGATGGAGGAGGCGGCACGACAGATATGGCTGTTTATAAACGGAATGCGGTTTACCATACAGCTGTTCTTTCCATTGGCGGGAATAATTTTACCAGGGACTTATCTATTGGATTGAATACACCGGAATCTGAAGCAGAGAAGGTTAAAAAGGAGCACGGTTGTGTCTGGATGGACTTTGTTTCAGAAGATGAAGTCATAAATGTACCTTCAGTGGGCGGAAGACCTCCCAGAAAAATTTCAAGACCTGTGCTGACCCAAATTCTGCAGGCGAGAAGTGAGGAAATTTTCCAGATGTTTCTGGGAGAACTGCAGAAAAAGCAGCTTCTTGAAATACTGGGTGCCGGGATTGTGGTAACCGGCGGTATTTCAAACCTTGAGGGGATTGAATATCTGGCCTCTTCAATTTTTGAGGTACCGGTCAGGGTAGGCAGGCCTCAGGGCATCGGTGGTTTGACTGATATTGTGGAAAATCCTGTTTATGCAACAGGTGTTGGTCTTACTCTGCATGCTGCCAAAAAGGGGCACCAACAGGTGAAAATTTCCAGAGGAAGCGATGAGAAAGTATTCAGAAAAGTTCTGGATAGAATGAAAAGCTGGTTTGGAGAGTTTTTCTAA